One region of Skermanella mucosa genomic DNA includes:
- the surE gene encoding 5'/3'-nucleotidase SurE has product MLKAPLDVSKARILLSNDDGIHAPGLEVLEKIARTLSDDVWVVAPETEQSGASHSLTLHRPLRMRQMAERRFAVDGTPTDCVLLAINHILKDRKPDLVLSGVNHGSNLGEDVTYSGTIAAAMEATLLGVPAIAMSQHLDPAQPALWQTALHWGPEVVRKAVSVAWPRNVLMNVNFPSVEPGEAKGIHVVRHGQRKVGDDLTERVDPRGRAYFWIGTLRGDADTLPDTDIGVVMDKGIAITPLFLDLTHTPTLDTLRTVFA; this is encoded by the coding sequence ATGCTTAAGGCTCCCCTGGACGTCTCAAAGGCCCGGATCCTGCTTTCCAACGACGACGGTATCCACGCCCCCGGCCTGGAGGTGCTGGAGAAGATCGCCCGCACCCTGTCCGACGATGTCTGGGTGGTGGCGCCGGAGACCGAGCAGTCCGGCGCCAGCCACTCGCTGACTCTGCACCGGCCGCTGCGGATGCGGCAGATGGCCGAGCGCCGATTCGCGGTCGACGGCACCCCGACCGACTGCGTCCTTCTGGCGATCAACCATATCCTCAAGGACCGCAAGCCCGACCTGGTGCTGTCAGGCGTCAACCACGGCAGCAACCTGGGCGAGGACGTCACCTACTCCGGCACGATCGCCGCGGCGATGGAGGCGACCCTGCTGGGCGTGCCGGCCATCGCCATGAGCCAGCATCTGGACCCTGCGCAGCCGGCGCTGTGGCAGACCGCGCTCCACTGGGGGCCGGAGGTGGTGCGCAAGGCGGTGTCGGTCGCGTGGCCGCGCAACGTGCTGATGAACGTCAATTTCCCCAGCGTCGAGCCCGGCGAGGCCAAGGGCATCCATGTCGTCCGGCACGGCCAGCGCAAGGTCGGCGACGACCTGACCGAGCGGGTCGATCCGCGCGGCCGGGCCTATTTCTGGATCGGCACGCTTCGCGGCGACGCCGACACGCTGCCGGACACCGACATCGGGGTGGTGATGGACAAGGGTATCGCGATCACGCCCCTGTTCCTGGACCTGACCCATACCCCCACCCTGGATACGCTGAGGACGGTGTTCGCTTGA
- a CDS encoding protein-L-isoaspartate(D-aspartate) O-methyltransferase, translating to MSIDARKIRLIMQLRRSGVTDTAVLAVIERLPREAFVPPSFLDQAYEDMALPIGSGQTISQPLVVAMMTQALELHNRLKVLEIGTGSGYQAAVLSRLTRRVYTIERHRPLLRDAEARFHQLGLHNITTRAGDGTKGWPEQAPFDRILVTAAADGTVPKDLTDQLAIGGVMVVPLGTDRRDQRVYRIRRTEAGLHREELWPVRFVPLLPEPVPVPVARARTS from the coding sequence TTGAGCATCGACGCGCGAAAGATCCGCCTGATCATGCAGCTTCGCCGGTCGGGCGTGACCGACACGGCGGTACTGGCCGTGATCGAGCGACTGCCGCGCGAAGCCTTCGTCCCGCCCTCGTTCCTGGACCAGGCATACGAGGACATGGCCCTGCCGATCGGCTCCGGCCAGACGATCAGCCAGCCGCTGGTGGTCGCCATGATGACCCAGGCGCTGGAGCTGCATAACCGGCTGAAGGTGCTGGAGATCGGCACCGGGTCCGGTTATCAGGCGGCGGTCCTGTCGCGGCTGACCCGGCGGGTTTACACGATCGAGCGGCACCGTCCGCTCCTGCGCGACGCCGAGGCCCGGTTCCACCAGCTCGGGCTGCACAACATCACCACCCGCGCGGGCGACGGTACCAAGGGCTGGCCCGAGCAGGCTCCATTCGACCGGATCCTGGTCACCGCCGCCGCCGACGGCACCGTCCCGAAGGACCTGACCGATCAGCTCGCGATCGGCGGCGTCATGGTCGTCCCGCTGGGGACCGACCGGCGGGACCAGCGGGTCTATCGCATCCGCCGCACCGAAGCCGGCCTGCACAGGGAGGAACTGTGGCCCGTACGATTCGTGCCCCTGCTTCCCGAGCCGGTTCCGGTTCCGGTCGCCCGCGCCCGCACGTCCTGA
- the secD gene encoding protein translocase subunit SecD: MVHFAKWKIVLVILVCVLGVIYAAPNLLARSTVEEMGQGLPSWLPTRTINLGLDLQGGSHLLLEVEVDTVITERLNGLVDSARTALREARIGYTDLGVQDGAVTFTVRDAADRERAYQLARGLDSDLAVETGEAGRINARLTEVAVEARKRSAVDQSIEIIRRRIDETGTREPTIQRQGEDRILVQLPGLQDPERVKRLIGQTAKLNFRFVDQSVSASDAAARRLPAGTELLPSAEVPGQTYVVNRRVIVGGDTLVDAQPSFQNGEPVVSFKFDSVGARRFGDATRDNVGRPFAIVLDERVISAPVIREPILGGSGVISGNFTVQAAQDLALLLRAGALPAPLTILEERTVGPGLGADSIEAGKIASLLGLLLVVIFMGAAYGLFGLMANVALLFNIALILAALSILQATLTLPGIAGIVLTIGMAVDANVLIFERIREEMQNGRSPVAAIDAGYSRALTTIIDSNLTTLIAALLLFSLGSGPVKGFAVTLAIGILTSMFTAIMVTRLMVVTWLRRTRPRAIPI, from the coding sequence ATGGTTCATTTCGCCAAGTGGAAGATCGTCCTGGTCATCCTCGTGTGTGTCCTGGGGGTGATCTACGCAGCTCCAAACCTGCTCGCACGATCGACCGTGGAGGAAATGGGCCAGGGCCTGCCGAGCTGGCTGCCCACCCGGACCATCAATCTGGGCCTCGACCTCCAGGGCGGCTCCCACCTGCTGCTCGAGGTGGAGGTCGACACCGTCATCACCGAACGTCTCAACGGCCTGGTGGACAGCGCCCGCACGGCCCTGCGGGAAGCCCGGATCGGCTACACCGACCTGGGCGTCCAGGACGGGGCCGTGACCTTCACCGTGCGCGATGCGGCGGATCGGGAACGGGCTTACCAGCTGGCCCGGGGGCTCGACAGCGACCTCGCGGTGGAAACCGGCGAGGCGGGCCGGATCAACGCCCGCCTGACTGAGGTAGCGGTGGAGGCGCGCAAGCGGTCGGCGGTCGACCAGTCGATCGAGATCATCCGCCGCCGCATCGACGAGACCGGCACCCGCGAGCCGACCATCCAGCGCCAGGGCGAGGACCGCATCCTGGTCCAGCTTCCCGGCCTGCAGGATCCCGAGCGGGTCAAGCGCCTGATCGGCCAGACCGCCAAGCTGAATTTCCGTTTCGTCGACCAGTCGGTCAGCGCCTCCGACGCGGCCGCCCGCCGACTCCCGGCGGGGACCGAGCTTCTGCCGTCGGCGGAGGTGCCGGGGCAGACCTATGTCGTCAATCGCCGGGTGATCGTCGGCGGCGACACGCTGGTCGACGCCCAGCCGTCCTTCCAGAACGGCGAGCCGGTCGTCAGCTTCAAGTTCGATTCGGTCGGCGCCCGCCGGTTCGGCGACGCCACGCGCGACAATGTCGGCCGCCCCTTCGCGATCGTGCTGGACGAGAGAGTGATCAGCGCGCCGGTCATCCGGGAACCGATCCTGGGCGGAAGCGGCGTGATCTCCGGCAATTTCACGGTCCAGGCCGCCCAGGATCTGGCGCTGCTGCTGCGCGCCGGCGCGCTGCCCGCTCCGCTCACGATCCTGGAGGAGCGGACCGTCGGCCCGGGCCTCGGCGCCGACAGCATCGAGGCCGGCAAGATCGCCAGCCTGCTGGGGCTGCTGCTGGTCGTGATCTTCATGGGCGCGGCCTATGGGCTGTTCGGTCTGATGGCCAACGTGGCGCTCCTGTTCAACATCGCCCTGATCCTGGCGGCCCTGTCGATCCTCCAGGCGACGCTGACGCTTCCCGGCATCGCCGGCATCGTGCTGACCATCGGCATGGCGGTCGATGCGAACGTGCTGATCTTCGAGCGGATCCGCGAGGAGATGCAGAATGGCCGAAGCCCGGTCGCGGCGATCGATGCCGGCTACAGCCGTGCGCTGACCACGATCATCGACAGCAACCTGACCACCCTGATCGCGGCGCTGCTGCTGTTCAGCCTGGGCTCCGGCCCGGTCAAGGGGTTCGCGGTGACCCTCGCGATCGGCATCCTGACCTCCATGTTCACCGCGATCATGGTCACCCGCCTGATGGTGGTCACCTGGCTGCGCCGCACCCGGCCGCGCGCCATCCCGATTTAA
- the tatA gene encoding twin-arginine translocase TatA/TatE family subunit, which translates to MSIGIWQVVLILVIVLIIFGAGKLPKVMGDVAKGVKNFKSGLKEDDDDGVADQPRVIDSHATTQPVQTSVHAAPGQPASPVPAAGTPTVDHTTTVRKDETAKT; encoded by the coding sequence ATGAGTATCGGTATTTGGCAGGTGGTCCTGATCCTCGTGATCGTCCTGATCATTTTCGGAGCCGGCAAGTTGCCGAAGGTGATGGGCGACGTCGCCAAGGGGGTCAAGAACTTCAAGTCGGGCCTGAAGGAAGACGACGATGACGGCGTCGCCGACCAGCCCCGGGTGATCGACAGCCACGCCACGACCCAGCCGGTCCAGACTTCCGTCCACGCCGCGCCGGGACAGCCCGCGTCTCCCGTTCCGGCGGCCGGGACGCCGACGGTGGATCACACCACCACGGTCAGGAAGGACGAGACGGCCAAGACCTGA
- the yajC gene encoding preprotein translocase subunit YajC, with protein sequence MFVSTAYAQAADGAGAAGLMSFLPLILIFVVFYFLLIRPQQKKLKEHKSMLEALRRGDRVVTGGGIIGTITKVGTDDELVVEIAEGVRVRVLRSTINLVLAKTEPAKGGRTATAATGDDNDVASAETTVEPVQDNTTGPSRGFGKMFGRK encoded by the coding sequence ATGTTCGTATCAACGGCCTATGCACAGGCCGCGGATGGGGCGGGAGCGGCTGGCCTGATGTCGTTTCTGCCGCTGATCCTGATCTTCGTCGTCTTCTATTTCCTGCTGATCCGTCCGCAGCAAAAGAAGCTGAAGGAGCATAAGAGCATGCTCGAGGCGCTGCGCCGCGGCGACCGTGTCGTCACCGGCGGCGGCATCATCGGCACCATCACGAAGGTCGGCACCGACGACGAACTGGTGGTCGAGATCGCCGAGGGCGTCCGCGTCCGCGTGCTTCGCTCCACGATCAACCTGGTGCTCGCGAAGACCGAACCCGCCAAGGGCGGCCGGACCGCGACCGCCGCGACGGGCGACGATAACGATGTCGCATCCGCCGAGACGACCGTCGAGCCGGTGCAGGACAACACAACCGGGCCGTCCCGCGGTTTCGGCAAGATGTTCGGCCGCAAGTAA
- the tatC gene encoding twin-arginine translocase subunit TatC, producing the protein MTTVSDDGLDDSKMPLLDHLIELRNRLMYSIAAIFAAFLICYYFSPDIYAFLVRPLADLLGNEGRRMIYTGLTEAFFTYVKVAFWAAMFLAFPVIASQLWMFIAPGLYKHERNAFLPFLVATPIMFFMGGALVYYAIFPLAWSFFLSFEQLAPGPEGLPIQFEARVGEYLSLVMTLIFAFGIAFQLPVLLTLLARAGIVSSEALASKRKYAIVIILIAAAIMTPPDVISQLGLAVPLYALYEISVQIARVMEKQRAKREEEAEAAE; encoded by the coding sequence ATGACCACCGTGAGCGACGACGGCCTCGACGACAGCAAGATGCCGCTGCTCGATCACCTGATCGAGCTGCGCAATCGGCTGATGTACTCGATAGCGGCGATCTTCGCCGCCTTCCTGATCTGCTACTATTTCAGCCCCGACATCTACGCCTTCCTCGTCCGTCCGCTGGCCGACCTGCTCGGCAACGAAGGCAGGCGGATGATCTACACCGGCCTGACGGAAGCCTTCTTCACCTACGTCAAGGTCGCGTTCTGGGCGGCGATGTTCCTCGCTTTCCCGGTCATCGCCAGCCAGCTCTGGATGTTCATCGCGCCCGGCCTCTACAAGCACGAGCGCAACGCCTTCCTGCCGTTCCTGGTCGCCACCCCGATCATGTTCTTCATGGGCGGCGCGTTGGTCTATTACGCGATCTTCCCGCTCGCCTGGAGCTTCTTCCTGAGCTTCGAGCAGCTGGCGCCCGGTCCCGAGGGGCTGCCGATCCAGTTCGAGGCACGCGTCGGCGAGTACCTGTCGCTGGTGATGACCCTGATCTTCGCCTTCGGAATCGCGTTCCAGCTTCCGGTGCTGCTGACCCTGCTGGCCCGGGCCGGTATCGTCTCGTCGGAGGCGCTGGCGTCCAAGCGGAAATACGCCATCGTCATCATCCTTATCGCCGCCGCGATCATGACGCCCCCCGACGTGATCAGCCAGCTCGGCCTCGCCGTGCCGCTCTATGCGCTCTATGAGATCTCGGTGCAGATCGCGCGCGTCATGGAGAAGCAGCGGGCGAAGCGCGAAGAGGAAGCCGAAGCGGCCGAGTGA
- a CDS encoding peptidoglycan DD-metalloendopeptidase family protein, whose amino-acid sequence MGPGKRLALVAALAIAGCTRTDAPAPVSIYQEQPVPSAPGMITVARGENVYAIARRYNVPMREVIELNGLKPPYGLAVGQRLRLPTARFYTVKRGDTISSISRMHQVGMSELARTNGLKEPFAIKVGQQLQLPGGPSSTMVARAPAGDAGQPAPMGADRPPEAAPRPTVSARALPPPVVEPVPQPAPQPQYPPYTPRPGYGAVQSGPLPTPAPESVPAPPVLAAPVPAETVPAEPVPVRPVPEPAPGSQVAASEPPPAPAARPVPRVPVKPAQAAPAPPPPAAVTPPVAAARPPAIETPEPRSSGRFQWPVRGTILSEFGPKPGGLHNDGLNISAPKGSAVVAAENGVVAYAGNELRGFGNLLLIRHADGWMSAYAHLDEMLVDRGATVKRGQKIGTVGSTGNVSSPQLHFELRKSNRAMDPRDHLSGERRVSRDASPDGRPGPG is encoded by the coding sequence ATGGGACCGGGAAAACGTCTGGCCCTGGTCGCCGCCCTCGCCATCGCTGGCTGTACGCGCACCGATGCGCCTGCTCCCGTGTCGATCTACCAGGAACAGCCGGTGCCTTCGGCGCCGGGCATGATCACGGTCGCGCGGGGCGAGAACGTCTACGCGATCGCGCGCCGGTACAATGTGCCGATGCGCGAGGTGATCGAGCTCAACGGCCTGAAGCCGCCATACGGCTTGGCCGTCGGCCAGCGGCTGCGCCTGCCTACAGCCCGGTTCTACACCGTGAAGCGTGGCGATACGATTTCCAGCATCTCGCGCATGCATCAGGTCGGCATGTCCGAACTGGCGCGCACCAACGGGCTGAAGGAGCCCTTCGCCATCAAGGTGGGCCAGCAGCTCCAGCTGCCGGGGGGGCCGTCATCCACCATGGTCGCCAGGGCGCCGGCCGGGGATGCGGGGCAACCGGCCCCGATGGGTGCGGACCGGCCGCCGGAAGCGGCGCCGCGCCCGACCGTCTCGGCACGGGCGCTGCCGCCTCCGGTGGTCGAGCCGGTGCCGCAACCGGCGCCCCAGCCGCAGTATCCACCCTATACGCCGCGTCCCGGATACGGCGCCGTCCAGTCCGGTCCTTTGCCGACGCCGGCCCCGGAATCGGTTCCCGCCCCGCCGGTCCTGGCAGCCCCCGTTCCGGCCGAGACCGTTCCGGCCGAGCCCGTTCCGGTCCGCCCAGTTCCGGAACCGGCGCCGGGCAGCCAGGTCGCCGCCTCGGAACCCCCGCCCGCGCCGGCGGCCAGGCCGGTGCCGCGGGTCCCGGTCAAGCCGGCCCAGGCCGCTCCCGCTCCCCCGCCGCCCGCGGCGGTTACTCCCCCCGTGGCGGCGGCCCGCCCGCCCGCCATCGAAACGCCGGAACCGCGCAGTTCCGGCCGCTTCCAATGGCCGGTCCGGGGGACCATCCTGTCGGAATTCGGACCCAAGCCGGGCGGCCTACACAATGACGGGTTGAACATCAGCGCGCCGAAGGGTTCCGCCGTCGTGGCGGCGGAGAACGGCGTGGTGGCCTATGCCGGCAACGAGCTGCGCGGCTTCGGCAACCTGCTGCTGATCCGGCACGCCGACGGCTGGATGAGCGCCTACGCCCACCTGGACGAGATGCTGGTGGATCGCGGCGCCACGGTGAAGCGCGGGCAGAAGATCGGCACCGTCGGCAGCACCGGCAACGTCTCCTCCCCGCAGCTCCATTTCGAACTGCGCAAGTCCAACCGGGCGATGGACCCTCGCGACCACCTCTCCGGCGAGCGGCGCGTCAGTCGAGATGCTTCTCCAGACGGCCGGCCAGGTCCTGGATGA
- a CDS encoding ATP-binding protein, translating into MQTASDKDDTSLPVLLARIADALDRLAPPPAPSPDLSGADAFTWHAEGRRLVPVPQVNRVELPLLQGVMRQRDTLLENTRRFAGGLPANNALLWGARGMGKSSLVKAVHATVSEEMPGVLALVEIHREDIPSLPELLNLLRASKRRFVLFCDDLSFDHDDAAYKSLKAVLDGGIEGRPANVVFYATSNRRHLMSRDMIENERSTAINPHESVEEKVSLSDRFGLWLGFHNCDQQTFFAMVEGYADRFGLDMARDQLRAEAIEWSMTRGSRSGRVAWQFIQDLAGRLEKHLD; encoded by the coding sequence GTGCAAACAGCTTCAGACAAAGACGATACATCCCTGCCCGTCCTTCTCGCCCGAATCGCGGACGCGCTCGATCGCCTCGCCCCGCCGCCGGCGCCGTCGCCGGACCTGTCCGGGGCCGACGCCTTCACCTGGCACGCCGAGGGCCGACGCCTCGTCCCGGTGCCCCAGGTCAACCGGGTGGAACTGCCGCTCCTCCAGGGCGTCATGCGCCAGCGCGACACCTTGCTGGAGAACACCCGCCGCTTCGCGGGCGGGCTGCCGGCCAACAACGCGCTGCTGTGGGGCGCGCGCGGCATGGGCAAGAGCTCGCTGGTGAAGGCCGTCCATGCGACGGTATCCGAGGAGATGCCGGGCGTCCTGGCCCTGGTGGAGATCCACCGGGAGGACATCCCGTCCCTGCCCGAACTGCTGAACCTGCTGCGCGCCTCGAAGCGCCGCTTCGTGCTGTTCTGCGACGACCTGTCGTTCGACCATGACGACGCCGCCTACAAGTCGCTGAAGGCGGTGCTGGACGGCGGGATCGAGGGCCGGCCGGCGAACGTCGTGTTCTACGCCACGTCCAACCGGCGCCACCTGATGTCGCGGGACATGATCGAGAACGAGCGCTCGACCGCGATCAATCCCCACGAATCGGTGGAGGAGAAGGTGTCGCTGTCGGATCGCTTCGGCCTGTGGCTTGGCTTCCACAACTGCGACCAGCAGACCTTCTTCGCGATGGTCGAGGGCTACGCCGATCGTTTCGGGCTCGACATGGCCCGGGACCAGCTTCGGGCGGAGGCGATCGAATGGTCGATGACCCGCGGCAGCCGGTCGGGCCGCGTCGCCTGGCAGTTCATCCAGGACCTGGCCGGCCGTCTGGAGAAGCATCTCGACTGA
- the secF gene encoding protein translocase subunit SecF, whose amino-acid sequence MRPIRLVPDNTQIDFIGRRLIAFALSGLLVLGSIVMIATQGLNFGIDFRGGILIEVRTEGPADIASMRNTLSGLGIGQATLQEFGGPRDVMIRIPHQEGGEAAQMAAIEQVRGALGPGVEYRRTEFVGPQVGDELIRAGILAVVLAIGGILAYVSFRFEWQFGVAAVAALTHDVIATVGLFALTQMEFSLSTVAAVLTVAGYSINDTVVVFDRVREDLRRHKSTALPVLLNTAINQTLARTLITSGTTLLAVLALVLFGGEVIRGFSLALIWGIGIGTYSSICVAVPLLLYLNVRRGRSGGAGRKDQPAAAGNA is encoded by the coding sequence ATGCGCCCGATACGTCTCGTTCCCGACAATACCCAGATCGATTTCATCGGCCGCCGGCTGATCGCCTTCGCCCTTTCCGGGCTGCTGGTGCTGGGCTCGATCGTCATGATCGCCACCCAGGGGCTGAATTTCGGCATCGATTTCCGCGGCGGCATCCTGATCGAGGTGCGCACGGAGGGGCCGGCGGACATCGCTTCCATGCGGAATACCCTGTCCGGCCTCGGCATAGGGCAGGCGACCCTGCAGGAGTTCGGCGGCCCGCGCGACGTCATGATCCGCATTCCGCACCAGGAGGGCGGCGAGGCGGCCCAGATGGCGGCGATCGAGCAGGTGCGCGGCGCCCTGGGGCCGGGCGTGGAGTACCGCAGGACCGAGTTCGTCGGGCCGCAGGTCGGCGACGAACTGATCCGGGCCGGCATCCTTGCCGTGGTGCTGGCGATCGGCGGCATCCTCGCCTATGTGTCGTTCCGGTTCGAATGGCAGTTCGGCGTGGCCGCGGTCGCGGCGCTGACCCATGACGTGATCGCCACCGTCGGCCTGTTCGCGCTGACCCAGATGGAATTCAGCCTGAGCACCGTCGCCGCGGTGCTGACGGTCGCCGGCTATTCGATCAACGACACGGTCGTCGTGTTCGACCGGGTGCGTGAGGATCTGCGGCGGCACAAGTCCACCGCTCTCCCGGTATTGCTGAACACCGCGATCAACCAGACTCTCGCCCGCACGCTGATCACCAGCGGCACCACGCTGCTGGCGGTGCTGGCGCTGGTGCTGTTCGGCGGCGAAGTGATCCGCGGCTTCAGCCTCGCCCTGATCTGGGGCATCGGTATCGGGACTTACTCGTCGATCTGCGTCGCCGTCCCGCTGCTGCTGTACCTCAATGTCCGCCGCGGCCGGTCCGGCGGCGCCGGCAGGAAGGACCAGCCGGCCGCCGCGGGCAACGCCTGA
- the tatB gene encoding Sec-independent protein translocase protein TatB — MLDIGWSELLVIMVVALLVIGPKDLPKVLKTVGIWVRKARMLTRDFQNSVDEMIREADLEDVRRQATELRNLNLTKEVENTIDPSGSLRNAFDPNITSSPSVTARPRAEDDSDPEAEADRAAHGEVRGTGTVQAAQLPATAAEPQLPAVPADQKIPEPAVVPGDTPDKRA, encoded by the coding sequence ATGCTTGATATTGGCTGGTCCGAACTGCTCGTCATCATGGTGGTGGCGCTGCTCGTCATTGGACCCAAGGACTTGCCCAAGGTCCTGAAGACCGTGGGCATCTGGGTGCGCAAGGCGCGCATGCTGACCCGCGACTTCCAGAACAGCGTGGACGAGATGATCCGCGAGGCCGATCTGGAGGACGTGCGCCGACAGGCGACCGAGTTGCGCAACCTGAACCTGACGAAGGAGGTGGAGAATACCATCGATCCCTCGGGTTCCCTGCGCAACGCGTTCGATCCCAACATCACGTCGAGTCCCTCGGTCACGGCCCGTCCGCGCGCGGAGGATGACTCCGACCCGGAAGCCGAGGCGGACAGGGCGGCCCATGGGGAGGTCCGCGGAACCGGGACGGTCCAGGCGGCCCAACTCCCCGCGACGGCCGCCGAGCCGCAGCTCCCAGCCGTGCCGGCCGACCAGAAGATCCCCGAACCGGCCGTGGTGCCGGGCGATACCCCTGACAAGCGGGCATGA
- the serS gene encoding serine--tRNA ligase, with the protein MHDLRLIRDNPEAFDRGLARRGLSPMSGEILDLDASRRAAQTALQEMQARRNEASKEIGKAKREGRGAQDLMAEVAGLKEGIQQTEEQERETGAALETLLASLPNIPADDVPDGPDESGNVELRRVGEPPRLDHALEHFELGEKLGLMDFAAGAKLSGARFTVLRGKLARLERAIGQFMLDLHVNEHGYTEVMPPLMVRDEAAFGTGQLPKFAEDLFRTTTGHWLIPTAEVPLTNLVADRILDLEDLPLRMAALTPCFRSEAGAAGKDTRGMIRQHQFWKVEMVSVTGPDQSNAEHERMTQCAETVLKRLELPFRTIALCTGDMGFSAARTYDIEVWLPGQDAYREISSCSTCGDFQARRMKARCRPRGDKNTQFVHTLNGSGVAVGRCLIAIMENFQQPDGSIIVPEALRPYMGGLDRIAADA; encoded by the coding sequence ATGCACGACTTACGCCTGATTCGTGACAATCCCGAAGCTTTCGACCGTGGTCTGGCGAGACGGGGTCTGTCGCCCATGTCGGGTGAAATCCTGGACCTCGACGCCAGCCGCCGTGCCGCCCAGACCGCGCTGCAGGAGATGCAGGCCCGCCGCAACGAGGCTTCCAAGGAAATCGGCAAGGCCAAGCGAGAGGGCCGCGGTGCCCAGGACCTGATGGCTGAAGTCGCCGGCCTGAAGGAAGGCATCCAGCAGACCGAGGAGCAGGAGCGGGAGACCGGCGCCGCCCTCGAAACCCTGCTCGCCAGCCTGCCCAACATTCCGGCCGACGACGTTCCCGACGGTCCCGATGAGAGCGGCAACGTGGAACTGCGCCGGGTCGGCGAGCCGCCCCGCCTGGACCATGCGCTCGAGCATTTCGAACTGGGCGAGAAGCTGGGGCTTATGGATTTCGCCGCCGGCGCCAAGCTGTCGGGCGCGCGGTTCACCGTGCTGCGCGGCAAGCTGGCCCGGCTGGAGCGGGCGATCGGCCAGTTCATGCTCGACCTCCATGTCAACGAGCACGGCTATACCGAGGTCATGCCGCCCCTGATGGTGCGCGACGAGGCCGCCTTCGGCACCGGGCAGCTGCCCAAGTTCGCCGAGGACCTGTTCCGCACCACGACGGGACACTGGCTGATCCCGACCGCCGAGGTACCGCTGACCAACTTGGTGGCCGACCGAATCCTCGACCTGGAGGACCTGCCGCTCCGCATGGCCGCGCTCACTCCGTGCTTCCGTTCCGAAGCGGGGGCGGCCGGCAAGGATACCCGCGGCATGATCCGCCAGCACCAGTTCTGGAAGGTCGAGATGGTCAGCGTGACCGGTCCGGACCAGTCCAACGCCGAGCACGAGCGCATGACCCAATGCGCCGAGACCGTCCTGAAGCGGCTGGAACTGCCGTTCCGCACCATCGCGCTGTGCACCGGCGACATGGGATTCTCCGCCGCCAGGACCTATGACATCGAGGTCTGGCTGCCGGGCCAGGACGCCTACCGGGAAATCTCCAGCTGCTCGACCTGCGGCGATTTCCAGGCGCGCCGCATGAAGGCCCGCTGCCGGCCCCGGGGCGACAAGAACACCCAGTTCGTCCATACGCTCAACGGCTCCGGCGTCGCGGTCGGCCGGTGCCTGATCGCCATCATGGAAAACTTTCAGCAACCGGATGGGTCCATAATCGTGCCGGAGGCCTTGCGGCCCTACATGGGTGGACTGGATAGGATCGCGGCGGATGCTTAA